In a genomic window of Suricata suricatta isolate VVHF042 chromosome 12, meerkat_22Aug2017_6uvM2_HiC, whole genome shotgun sequence:
- the UHRF1 gene encoding E3 ubiquitin-protein ligase UHRF1, whose product MWIQVRTMDGKVAHIVDSLSRLTKVEELRRKIQELFHVEPGLQRLFYRGKQIRKPGLERDATSRRMLGEALVGLLGGVDSGRRGGGVGGKGTKAYNSTSRVCIASVSHRGTESGVPPGLRVQFPSSYPENGVVQLSSRDVRARARTILKWQDIEVGQVVMLNYNPDNPKERGFWYDAEVLRKRETRTARELFANVRIGENSLNDCRIIFVDEVFKIERPGEGSPVVENPMRRKSGPSCRHCKDNERRLCRVCACHLCGGKQDPDRQLLCDECDMAFHTYCLRPPLSSVPKEEEWYCPECRNDASEVVLAGEKLKESKKKAKMASATSSSQRDWGKGMACVGRTKECTIVPSNHYGPIPGIPVGTMWRFRVQVSESGVHRPHVAGIHGRSNDGAYSLVLAGGYEDDVDHGNSFTYTGSGGRDLSGNKRTAEQSCDQKLTNTNRALALNCSAPINDRKGAEAKDWRSGKPVRVVRNVKGRKHSKYAPAEGNRYDGIYKVVRYWPEKGKSGFLVWRYLLRRDDTEPGPWTKEGKDRIKKLGLTMQYPEGYLEALARREKEKENRKREAKEADEDEDDDEFTSPKKGKGKRKCKSGGGKAGAGSPRGTPKKSKVEPYSLTAQQSSLIREDESNAKLWGEILKSLKDGPFQKFLSKVEETFQCICCQELVFRPVTTVCQHNVCKDCLDRSFRAQVFSCPACRRDLGRGPAMPVNQPLQAVLSQLFPGYGSGR is encoded by the exons ATAAGGAAGCCGGGCCTGGAGCGTGATGCAACTTCCCGGAGGATGCTGGGCGAGGCCCTGGTCGGGCTGCTGGGGGGTGTGGACAGCggcaggaggggcgggggggtgggggggaaggggacaaAGGCCTATAATAGCACCTCT CGTGTGTGCATCGCCTCTGTCTCCCATCGGGGGACGGAGTCGGGTGTTCCCCCGGGTCTGAGGGTGCAGTTTCCTTCCAGCTACCCGGAGAATGGCGTGGTCCAGCTGAGCTCGCGGGACGTCCGGGCCCGCGCCCGGACCATCCTCAAGTGGCAGGACATCGAGGTCGGCCAGGTGGTCATGCTCAACTATAACCCCGACAACCCCAAGGAGCGCGGCTTCTGGTACGACGCAGAGGTCCTGCGCAAGCGGGAGACGCGCACGGCGCGGGAGCTGTTCGCCAACGTCCGGATCGG GGAAAATTCTCTCAACGACTGTCGGATCATCTTCGTGGACGAGGTGTTCAAGATCGAGCGCCCGGGCGAGGGGAGCCCCGTGGTGGAAAACCCCATGAGAC GGAAGAGCGGGCCCTCCTGCCGGCACTGCAAGGACAACGAGCGCAGGCTGTGCCGCGTGTGCGCCTGCCACCTGTGCGGCGGCAAGCAGGACCCGGACCGGCAGCTGCTGTGCGACGAGTGCGACATGGCCTTCCACACCTACTGCCTGCGCCCCCCGCTCAGCAGCGTCCCCAAGGAGGAGGAGTG GTACTGCCCTGAGTGTCGGAACGACGCCAGCGAGGTGGTGCTGGCGGGGGAGAAgctgaaagagagcaagaagaagGCGAAGATGGCGTCGGCCACGTCCTCCTCACAGCGGGACTGGGGCAAG GGCATGGCGTGCGTGGGCCGCACCAAGGAGTGCACCATCGTCCCCTCCAACCACTACGGCCCCATCCCGGGCATCCCCGTGGGCACCATGTGGCGGTTCAGAGTCCAG GTCAGCGAGTCGGGGGTCCACCGGCCTCACGTGGCGGGCATCCACGGCCGGAGCAACGACGGGGCTTACTCCCTGGTCCTGGCTGGCGGGTACGAGGATGACGTg GACCACGGGAACTCTTTCACGTACACGGGCAGCGGTGGGAGAGATCTTTCCGGCAACAAGCGGACCGCGGAGCAGTCCTGTGACCAGAAGCTCACCAACACCAACAG GGCGCTGGCCCTCAACTGCAGTGCCCCCATCAACGACCGCAAGGGGGCCGAGGCCAAGGACTGGCGGTCAGGCAAGCCGGTGCGGGTCGTGCGGAACGTCAAGGGCCGGAAGCACAGCAAGTACGCCCCCGCCGAGGGCAACCGGTATGACGGCATCTACAAG GTCGTGAGGTACTGGCCGGAGAAGGGGAAATCCGGCTTCCTGGTGTGGCGCTACCTGCTGCGGAGGGACGACACTGAGCCGGGGCCCTGGACGAAGGAGGGGAAGGACCGCATCAAGAAGCTGGGGCTCACCATGCAG TACCCGGAGGGCTACCTGGAGGCCCTggccaggagggagaaggagaaggagaacagGAAGCGGGAGGCCAAGGAGGCCGACGAGGATGAGGACGATGACGAATTCACGTCCCCCAAGAAGGGCAAGGGCAAGCGGAAGTGCAAGTCCGGAG GTGGCAAGGCTGGCGCCGGGTCCCCGCGAGGGACGCCTAAGAAGAGCAAGGTGGAGCCCTACAGCCTCACGGCGCAGCAGAGCAGCCTCATCAGGGAGGATGAGAGCAACGCGAAGCTGTGGGGCGAGATCCTCAAGTCGCTCAAAGACGGCCCG TTCCAGAAATTTCTGAGTAAAGTGGAGGAGACGTTCCAGTGCATCTGCTGCCAGGAACTAGTGTTCCGCCCCGTCACTACCGTGTGCCAGCATAACGTGTGCAAG gATTGCCTGGACCGGTCCTTCAGGGCGCAGGTGTTCAGCTGCCCGGCCTGCCGCCGTGACCTGGGCCGCGGCCCCGCCATGCCCGTGAACCAGCCGCTGCAGGCCGTGCTCAGCCAGCTCTTCCCCGGCTACGGCAGCGGCCGGTGA